The DNA region CGACCGCGCCCACCGCCGACGCCGAGCCCACCCCGACCGCGGCGCAGACCACGCGCGCGGCCGAGCCCGCTCGTCAGGCCGGGTCCGCCCGCCAGCCTGAGCCCGCCCGCCAGGCTGAGTCGGCCCGTCAGGCTGAGTCGGCCCGTCAGTCCGAGCCCGCTCGCCAGACGGAGCCTGCTCGCCAAGCTGAGTCCGCTGGCCATCCCGAGGTCGCCCGTCAGACCGAGCCTCGTCAGGCCGAGTCGGCCCGCCAAACCGAGCCCGCCGACGCCGGGCCCGCCTCGGCGCCGGGCGCCATGGATGCGACGGCGATGCGCAACGTCTGGCCCGAGGTGCTCCGGGCACTGGGCAAGGTGCGGGCTTCGATGCTCGCCCAGGCCGCCGTCCAGTCCGTCGACGGCGACCTGGTCACCATCGGCCACCCCGCCGAACCACTGGCCCGCAGGCTGTCCTCGCCGGACAACATCGAGCCGATCACCGCCGCCATCCGATCCGCGGTCGGCGGCTCCTGGCGGGTGCAGATCGTGCACGCCCCGCCCGGTAGCGGCGGCCCAGTCCGCCAGCAGGCCAAGGCCGCGGCGCCGACCCGCACCTACGAGCCGCCCAAGCGGGTCCTCGACAGCAGGCCGCCCAGCGATGGTTTACCGCCTGAGCCGCCCGAGCCCGAACTCCCGCCGGAGCCCGAGGACGAGGAGGAGCTGATGGCCCAGGCCGCCCGCGCCCCCGAGCCCGGTGCCGAGGGGTCCCGGCAGGACCCGGAAGAGACCATGCTCAAGCTCCTCGCCGACAAACTCGGCGCCCGCCCGCTCGAGGCTTGAGTTCCGGCTCCGGACTCCCATGCCCTCTCAACCGCACCAGACGGCCCCGGCCCTCTCGTGCAGCTTCTAACCGTGCGGGCCCGTCCGATCGAGGATTCCACCACTCGGTGAGGACGTGGCCGCGACCTGCCAAGGTCAGCAGCGACTGCCCGTCCGGCGACCCCGCCGGTGGTGATCCCGGCCGCGTCGAGCACCGCGTGAACGCGTCGCCTCGCATCGGGCAACACATGATGTGAGGACGATGACCGATCGCGACGGCGCCGAGTCGCTGCCCGCCGACAAGGACCGCCCGTACCTGGGCGGACCGGACCCGGCGGGGGAGTTCGGCCGCCTGTTCGACCGCTACGCCGGGCCGCTGCGGAACTACCTGGCCCGGCGGGTCGGACCGGACACCGCCAACGACCTGGTGAGCGAGACCTTCCTGGTCGCGCTCAACCAACGGCACGCCTACGACCCCCGCCTTGGGGCCGTGCGCTCGTGGCTCTACGGGATCGCGACCAATCTCCTGCGGCGGCACGTCCGCCAGGAGATCCGTGCGCTGCGGGCTGGGTCCCGCTCACTCGACCGGGAGGACACGCACGACACGCGCGTGGTCGACCGGGTCGACGCGGAGGCCGCGGTGCGCAGGCTCGCGGGGTCGCTGGCCGAGCTGTCCGACGGCGACCGCGATGTCCTGCTGCTCACGTCGTGGGCGGGCCTGGACTCCACCGAGGTCGCCGAAGTGCTGGGCATCCCGGTCGGCACGGTGCGGTCACGGCTGCACCGGGTGCGCAAGACGCTGCGGCGGGGTCATCGAACTCAGCAATCCGCACGGGAGGAGGACTGCCATGACTGACCACAACCCGCGTGAACTCTGGTCCGACGAGGAACTGGACGACGCGCTCGACCGGCTGAATCCCGCCCCGCGGACCGACGCGCGCGCGATGGAACGACTGCGCGCCGAGCTGATGGTCGCCGCCGGGGCGGCGACCACCGATGAGGGGAACACTTCAATGGGGACCAAGAAGAAGCACTGGCGGCTGGTTGCGTCCGCCGCGGCGGTGGTCGCGGTGGCGGCGGGCGTCCTGGTGGCGCAGACGTTCTCGTTCAACGGGAATCCGCCCGCGGCGAGCGCGGCGGCCGCCGCGCTCAACCAGGCCGCCGACCGGGTGGGCGCGACAGACCAGCCGGTCGGGCCTGGCCAGTACCGCTATGTCGCGACCCGCGCCTGGTGGATGTCCAGCATCGCGACGAGCGACGGCGGCACCGACTTCGCCTACCTGGCCGAGAACCTGATCGAGACGTGGGTCCCCCAGACCTACGACCAGGAGTGGATGCAGCGCCGCGACGTCACCGGCAAGCGCGAATGGGTCAAGGGCACCGAAGCGGAGGCGAAGGCGGCGGGCTACCCGGTCGACCGGCCGAGCTGGCCGGAAGGCGAGCGCCGCGCCCCCTGCGGTGACTTCTACGCCGCCGACAGCAACGAGAAGCCCTGCGCGGGGTGGTCGGGCTGGGCGAAGCCGTCGCCGGAGTTCATCGCGGGGCTGCCGAAGGATGCCAAGCAGCTCTATGACCGCATCCGCACCGAAACCAAGGGCCT from Alloactinosynnema sp. L-07 includes:
- a CDS encoding CU044_5270 family protein, encoding MTDHNPRELWSDEELDDALDRLNPAPRTDARAMERLRAELMVAAGAATTDEGNTSMGTKKKHWRLVASAAAVVAVAAGVLVAQTFSFNGNPPAASAAAAALNQAADRVGATDQPVGPGQYRYVATRAWWMSSIATSDGGTDFAYLAENLIETWVPQTYDQEWMQRRDVTGKREWVKGTEAEAKAAGYPVDRPSWPEGERRAPCGDFYAADSNEKPCAGWSGWAKPSPEFIAGLPKDAKQLYDRIRTETKGLGQTPDQEFLVYVADFLRSGTVPAETRATVYRALAMVPGIVVTDRAANLDGKVGVAFGVQTDVARHEIIIDEATGQFIGERQTAGSGQSDLPAGTVTSFTSVETAVVDKIGVAPSK
- a CDS encoding RNA polymerase sigma factor, producing the protein MTDRDGAESLPADKDRPYLGGPDPAGEFGRLFDRYAGPLRNYLARRVGPDTANDLVSETFLVALNQRHAYDPRLGAVRSWLYGIATNLLRRHVRQEIRALRAGSRSLDREDTHDTRVVDRVDAEAAVRRLAGSLAELSDGDRDVLLLTSWAGLDSTEVAEVLGIPVGTVRSRLHRVRKTLRRGHRTQQSAREEDCHD